The following are encoded together in the Bacteroidales bacterium genome:
- the kdsA gene encoding 3-deoxy-8-phosphooctulonate synthase encodes MINSIPNIKYTKENNFFLLAGPCVVESEGIVFKIAEHLIKVTEKLKIPFIFKASFKKANRSKVDSFTGIGDIKALKILKKVRTELKIPVVTDIHTENDANTAAEYVDILQIPAFLSRQTDLLTAAAKTGKFVNIKKGQFMSPEAMKFAAQKIIDSGNNKIMLTDRGTMFGYGDLIVDFRAIPIMQKNKFPVIVDITHSLQQPNQPSGVTGGQPEMIETIAKAAIAVGADGIFLETHPNPEEAKSDGANMLNLEYIENLLTKLVRIRKAVNSF; translated from the coding sequence TTATTGGCAGGACCTTGTGTTGTTGAAAGCGAAGGTATTGTTTTTAAAATTGCGGAACACCTCATAAAAGTTACGGAAAAACTAAAAATACCGTTTATATTTAAAGCCTCTTTTAAAAAAGCAAATCGTTCAAAAGTTGATTCTTTTACGGGAATAGGAGACATTAAAGCCCTAAAAATATTAAAAAAAGTAAGAACTGAGTTAAAAATTCCTGTCGTAACTGACATACATACCGAAAACGATGCAAACACAGCCGCCGAATATGTTGATATATTGCAAATTCCTGCATTTTTATCAAGGCAAACCGATTTATTAACCGCCGCTGCAAAAACCGGAAAATTTGTTAATATTAAAAAGGGGCAATTTATGTCGCCGGAAGCAATGAAATTTGCTGCTCAAAAAATTATTGATTCAGGGAATAATAAAATAATGCTTACCGACAGGGGCACCATGTTCGGATATGGTGATTTAATAGTAGATTTCAGAGCAATTCCGATTATGCAAAAAAACAAATTTCCTGTTATTGTGGATATAACACATTCGTTACAACAACCGAATCAACCTTCCGGAGTAACCGGAGGGCAACCCGAAATGATTGAAACAATTGCAAAAGCGGCAATAGCTGTAGGTGCTGACGGTATTTTTCTTGAAACTCACCCGAATCCTGAAGAAGCAAAATCAGACGGGGCAAATATGCTTAACTTGGAATACATTGAAAATCTTCTCACAAAATTAGTCAGGA